A genomic segment from Nocardiopsis sp. Huas11 encodes:
- the purS gene encoding phosphoribosylformylglycinamidine synthase subunit PurS: MARVVVDVMLKPEILDPQGQAIAGACSRLGFEGVAQVRQGKRFEVEVEGEVDDAKLADVRRLAETVLANTVIEDFEVRVDS, encoded by the coding sequence GTGGCCCGCGTCGTGGTTGACGTCATGCTCAAGCCGGAGATCCTGGACCCCCAGGGCCAGGCGATCGCCGGTGCCTGCTCCCGGCTGGGCTTCGAGGGGGTCGCGCAGGTCCGCCAGGGCAAGCGCTTCGAGGTCGAGGTCGAGGGCGAGGTCGACGACGCCAAGCTGGCCGACGTCCGCCGCCTGGCCGAGACCGTCCTCGCCAACACCGTCATCGAGGACTTCGAGGTCCGCGTCGACTCCTGA
- the pdhA gene encoding pyruvate dehydrogenase (acetyl-transferring) E1 component subunit alpha, protein MSDTTAHEEPELIQLLTPEGELAGHPDYPLDISAEEIRALYRDLVLVRRVDSEAVSLQRQGELGLWASLLGQEAAQIGSGRALGERDMAFPSYREHGVAWCRGIAPKELLGMFRGVTNGGWDPHEHGFHLYTIVIGSQALHATGYAMGVQRDGAVGEDGTAVISYFGDGATSQGDTNEAFNFAAVNNAPVVFFCQNNQWAISESTERQSRVPIYRRAAGFGFPGVRVDGNDVLACLAVTRAALDNAREGNGPTLVEAFTYRMGAHTTNDDPSRYRASAELDEWKAKDPILRVRRYLENNGLADEAFFASVDTEAEAIGEQVRSECRGLVDPEPLDIFHEVYAEPNVQIDRQRSEFAEYLASFEGAGAEGGR, encoded by the coding sequence GTGTCGGATACCACCGCGCACGAGGAGCCGGAGCTCATCCAGCTCCTGACACCAGAAGGGGAACTGGCCGGGCATCCCGACTACCCCCTTGACATCAGCGCGGAGGAGATCCGCGCGCTGTACCGGGACCTGGTCCTGGTGCGCAGGGTCGACAGCGAGGCCGTCTCCCTGCAACGCCAGGGCGAACTGGGACTGTGGGCGTCCCTGCTCGGCCAGGAGGCCGCCCAGATCGGCTCCGGCCGTGCGCTCGGCGAGCGCGACATGGCCTTCCCGTCCTACCGCGAGCACGGCGTCGCCTGGTGCCGCGGCATCGCTCCCAAGGAACTGCTCGGTATGTTCCGCGGAGTCACCAACGGCGGTTGGGACCCGCACGAGCACGGTTTCCACCTCTACACCATCGTCATCGGCAGCCAGGCGCTGCACGCCACCGGCTACGCCATGGGCGTCCAGCGCGACGGCGCCGTGGGCGAGGACGGCACCGCCGTCATCTCCTACTTCGGCGACGGGGCCACCAGCCAGGGCGACACCAACGAGGCGTTCAACTTCGCCGCGGTCAACAACGCCCCCGTGGTCTTCTTCTGCCAGAACAACCAGTGGGCCATCTCGGAGTCGACCGAGCGCCAGTCCCGCGTACCCATCTACAGGCGCGCCGCCGGCTTCGGCTTCCCGGGCGTGCGCGTGGACGGCAACGACGTCCTGGCCTGCCTGGCCGTCACCCGCGCCGCGCTGGACAACGCCCGCGAGGGCAACGGCCCCACGCTCGTGGAGGCGTTCACCTACCGGATGGGCGCCCACACCACCAACGACGATCCCAGCCGCTACCGCGCGTCGGCCGAGCTCGACGAGTGGAAGGCCAAGGACCCGATCCTGCGCGTGCGCCGGTACCTGGAGAACAACGGCCTGGCCGACGAGGCGTTCTTCGCGTCCGTGGACACCGAGGCCGAGGCCATCGGAGAGCAGGTCCGCAGCGAGTGCCGGGGCCTGGTCGACCCCGAGCCGCTGGACATCTTCCATGAGGTCTACGCGGAGCCCAACGTCCAGATCGACCGGCAGCGGTCCGAGTTCGCCGAGTACCTCGCCTCCTTCGAGGGTGCCGGCGCCGAAGGGGGCCGTTAG
- a CDS encoding OmpA family protein, with protein MAARAHTTAARALALTAAMSAAALALSSCGVARDLAGTRGEGPEQPASSDPSSSPEIEDPRAASVDIAFPYTREGQIFQDTGQDATLRFAVTGLERTDDYTVLYYENTYTDHFQGTNRNLTMPRTLIDPVSGRAYGELADEDGDIYGSVAPRPGGLYPVEVDAINQYRRYFPRLPDEVTQVTFVGSGLGAMTGIPVVDVDEEQPDPEDPNGADMVATGPEAGETVEFENRRPGPGAQEVVGEMESFVDSDVASTTRDGDTETVALKADVMFDFDSADLTAEAEEVVRQAARSLERNIDPDAPEVTVIGHTDGRGTDDYNQDLSEERAETVRDVLSDELGDGFDFGVEGRGATELIAREGGEDDEEARARNRRVEFSYRVDRSNDDESTSGREDGLLGSSERHVFPPAPFVEDDTSEVVASTEEDDVRLDVHPLRRDGAYVISTVTLTNTGDEPVLPDMGGEDAVNPGGPAEFSQGALGGFQLLEPDTDLVRYVTLMHFGGRSYAGFAEEVHEMQPGKTYQLIAVFAAPPEDVSELTLRAGPFGEIEDVPFDS; from the coding sequence ATGGCCGCACGAGCGCACACCACCGCGGCGCGGGCGCTGGCCCTGACCGCCGCGATGAGCGCGGCGGCGCTCGCGCTGTCGAGCTGCGGCGTCGCCCGCGACCTCGCCGGGACGCGCGGCGAGGGCCCCGAACAGCCCGCTTCGTCGGACCCGTCGTCGTCGCCGGAGATCGAGGACCCCCGGGCCGCCTCGGTCGACATCGCCTTCCCCTACACCCGCGAGGGCCAGATCTTCCAGGACACCGGACAGGACGCCACGCTCCGCTTCGCCGTCACCGGACTGGAGCGCACCGACGACTACACGGTGCTCTACTACGAGAACACCTACACCGACCACTTCCAGGGCACCAACCGCAACCTCACGATGCCGCGCACGCTCATCGACCCGGTCAGCGGCCGGGCCTACGGCGAGCTCGCCGACGAGGACGGGGACATCTACGGCTCGGTCGCGCCCCGGCCCGGCGGCCTCTACCCCGTCGAGGTCGACGCCATCAACCAGTACCGCCGCTACTTCCCCCGCCTGCCGGACGAGGTCACGCAGGTGACGTTTGTCGGCAGCGGTCTCGGCGCCATGACCGGCATCCCGGTCGTGGACGTGGACGAGGAGCAGCCGGACCCCGAGGACCCCAACGGCGCCGACATGGTGGCCACCGGCCCCGAGGCGGGCGAGACCGTCGAGTTCGAGAACCGGCGCCCCGGGCCGGGCGCCCAGGAGGTGGTCGGGGAGATGGAGAGCTTCGTCGACTCCGACGTCGCCTCCACCACCCGCGACGGCGACACCGAGACCGTGGCCCTGAAGGCCGACGTGATGTTCGACTTCGACTCCGCCGACCTCACGGCCGAGGCGGAGGAGGTCGTCCGCCAGGCGGCGCGCTCCCTGGAGCGCAACATCGATCCGGACGCCCCCGAGGTCACCGTCATCGGCCACACCGACGGCCGGGGCACCGACGACTACAACCAGGACCTGTCGGAGGAGCGGGCCGAGACCGTGCGCGACGTCCTGTCGGACGAGCTCGGCGACGGGTTCGACTTCGGCGTGGAGGGCCGCGGCGCCACCGAGCTGATCGCGCGGGAGGGCGGCGAGGACGACGAGGAGGCGCGGGCGCGCAACCGCCGGGTGGAGTTCTCCTACCGGGTGGACCGCTCCAACGACGACGAGTCGACCAGTGGCCGCGAGGACGGGCTGCTCGGTTCGAGCGAGCGGCACGTGTTCCCGCCCGCGCCGTTCGTCGAGGACGACACGAGCGAGGTCGTGGCCTCGACGGAGGAGGACGATGTCCGCCTCGACGTGCACCCGCTGCGCAGGGACGGCGCCTACGTGATCAGCACGGTCACGCTCACCAACACGGGCGACGAGCCGGTCCTGCCGGACATGGGCGGCGAGGACGCCGTGAACCCCGGCGGCCCGGCCGAGTTCAGCCAGGGCGCGCTGGGCGGGTTCCAGCTCCTGGAGCCGGACACCGACCTGGTGCGCTACGTGACGCTGATGCACTTCGGCGGCCGGTCCTACGCGGGCTTCGCCGAGGAGGTCCACGAGATGCAACCGGGCAAGACCTACCAGCTCATCGCGGTCTTCGCCGCCCCGCCGGAGGACGTGTCGGAGCTGACGCTGCGCGCCGGTCCCTTCGGTGAGATCGAGGACGTGCCCTTCGACTCCTGA
- a CDS encoding alpha-ketoacid dehydrogenase subunit beta, which translates to MGTNLTIGKAINAGLRASMEHDPKVLVMGEDVGKLGGVFRVTDGLYKDFGADRVIDTPLAESGIVGTAIGMAMRGYRPVVEIQFDGFFFPAANQTFTQLAKMRRRSAGKLSMPVVMRIPYGGGIGAVEHHSESPEAYFTHTAGLRVVTVANPEDAYWMIQQAVRSDDPVIFLEPKRRYYEKAEVDTAAPIEEATPMGAARVARHGTDVTLLAYGPMVKTALQAAEADTDHSIEVVDLRSLSPVDYPTIVESVKRTGRLVVAHEAPLSGGPGGEIAARVTEECFYHLESPVIRVAAFDTPYPQSRLEEHYLPDLDRVLDGVDRAFAY; encoded by the coding sequence ATGGGAACCAACCTCACGATCGGCAAGGCCATCAACGCGGGCCTGCGCGCGTCCATGGAGCACGACCCCAAGGTCCTGGTCATGGGCGAGGACGTCGGCAAGCTCGGCGGTGTCTTCCGGGTCACCGACGGCCTGTACAAGGACTTCGGCGCCGACCGCGTCATCGACACCCCGCTCGCGGAGTCGGGGATCGTCGGCACCGCGATCGGCATGGCCATGCGCGGCTACCGCCCCGTGGTCGAGATCCAGTTCGACGGCTTCTTCTTCCCGGCCGCCAACCAGACCTTCACCCAGCTGGCCAAGATGCGCCGGCGTTCGGCGGGCAAGCTCAGCATGCCCGTCGTCATGCGCATCCCCTACGGCGGCGGCATCGGCGCGGTGGAGCACCACAGCGAGTCCCCGGAGGCGTACTTCACGCACACCGCGGGCCTGCGGGTGGTCACCGTCGCCAACCCCGAGGACGCCTACTGGATGATCCAGCAGGCCGTCCGCTCCGACGACCCCGTGATCTTCCTCGAGCCCAAGCGGCGCTACTACGAGAAGGCCGAGGTCGACACCGCCGCCCCCATCGAGGAGGCGACCCCGATGGGCGCCGCCCGCGTGGCGCGCCACGGCACGGACGTCACGCTCCTGGCGTACGGTCCGATGGTCAAGACCGCCCTCCAGGCGGCAGAGGCCGACACCGACCACTCCATCGAGGTGGTGGACCTGCGCTCGCTGTCCCCGGTCGACTACCCGACCATCGTGGAGTCGGTCAAGCGCACCGGTCGACTGGTGGTCGCGCACGAGGCACCGCTCAGCGGCGGCCCCGGCGGAGAGATCGCCGCCCGTGTCACCGAGGAGTGCTTCTACCACCTGGAATCGCCGGTGATCCGTGTTGCCGCCTTCGACACGCCGTATCCGCAGTCTCGTCTGGAGGAGCACTACCTTCCGGACCTTGACCGCGTTCTGGACGGTGTGGACCGGGCGTTCGCGTACTAG
- a CDS encoding dihydrolipoamide acetyltransferase family protein → MGIQKSAPSTGGVREFRLPDVGEGLVDAELLTWFVKPGDEVVVNQNICEIETAKAVVELPSPYAGTVHELLVQEGQTVDVGTVIITVDDGSGGDAPAGGSGAASEAAPAAEEEEKREKPLVGYGEKAASTQRRARRRPTPSGPASPPAPTVAPAQQTAESEQPVPAAEPATPGVVAAPAAPAPASGRPLAKPPVRKLARDLGVDLASVTPTGTGGIVTREDVRAAADAAQAPQTPQAPAEAAPQAAPAAATDRSARERRVPIKGVRKHTAAAMVGSAFTAPHVTEFLQVDVTKTMEAVARLRARPDFADVKVSPLLLVAKALLMAIRRNPDVNASWDEDNQEIVVKGYVNLGIAAATERGLVVPNIKDADAKTLPELAASLKELTDTARAGKTSPADMSQGTITITNVGVFGVDAGTPIINPGEAAILAFGQIRDMPWVHEGELAVRKVTTLSLSFDHRLVDGELGSKVLRDIGTALEDPELTALAWG, encoded by the coding sequence ATGGGGATTCAAAAGAGCGCGCCGTCCACGGGCGGCGTGCGGGAGTTCAGACTGCCCGACGTCGGCGAGGGCCTCGTCGACGCCGAGCTGCTCACCTGGTTCGTGAAGCCGGGCGACGAGGTCGTCGTCAACCAGAACATCTGCGAGATCGAGACGGCCAAGGCCGTGGTCGAGCTGCCCAGCCCGTACGCCGGGACCGTCCACGAACTCCTGGTGCAGGAGGGGCAGACGGTGGACGTCGGCACGGTGATCATCACCGTGGACGACGGCTCCGGCGGCGACGCCCCGGCCGGTGGTTCCGGTGCGGCCTCCGAGGCGGCTCCGGCCGCCGAGGAGGAGGAGAAGCGGGAGAAGCCGCTGGTCGGCTACGGCGAGAAGGCGGCCTCCACGCAGCGCCGCGCCCGCCGTCGGCCCACGCCCTCGGGTCCGGCCTCGCCGCCGGCGCCCACCGTGGCGCCCGCGCAGCAGACGGCGGAGTCCGAGCAGCCCGTGCCCGCGGCGGAACCGGCCACCCCGGGTGTGGTGGCCGCGCCCGCGGCCCCCGCTCCGGCGTCGGGCCGTCCGCTGGCCAAGCCGCCGGTGCGCAAGCTCGCCCGGGACCTGGGCGTGGACCTGGCCTCGGTGACGCCCACCGGCACGGGCGGGATCGTCACGCGCGAGGACGTCCGGGCCGCCGCCGACGCGGCCCAGGCGCCCCAGACGCCCCAGGCGCCGGCCGAGGCGGCGCCGCAGGCCGCGCCCGCGGCGGCGACCGACCGCTCGGCCCGTGAGCGGCGGGTGCCCATCAAGGGCGTGCGCAAGCACACCGCCGCCGCGATGGTGGGCAGCGCGTTCACCGCGCCGCACGTCACCGAGTTCCTCCAGGTGGACGTCACGAAGACCATGGAGGCGGTCGCGCGGCTGCGCGCCCGACCGGACTTCGCCGACGTCAAGGTGTCCCCGCTGCTGCTGGTGGCCAAGGCACTGCTCATGGCCATCCGGCGCAACCCGGACGTCAACGCCTCCTGGGACGAGGACAACCAGGAGATCGTGGTCAAGGGCTACGTGAACCTGGGGATCGCCGCGGCGACCGAGCGCGGTCTGGTGGTGCCCAACATCAAGGACGCCGACGCCAAGACCCTGCCCGAGCTGGCGGCGAGCCTCAAGGAGCTCACCGACACCGCCCGCGCGGGCAAGACGAGCCCGGCGGACATGTCGCAGGGGACCATCACGATCACCAATGTCGGCGTGTTCGGCGTGGACGCGGGCACCCCGATCATCAACCCGGGCGAGGCCGCGATCCTGGCCTTCGGGCAGATCCGGGACATGCCGTGGGTGCACGAGGGCGAGCTGGCGGTTCGGAAGGTGACCACGCTGTCGCTGTCCTTCGACCACCGCCTGGTCGACGGTGAGCTGGGCTCCAAGGTGCTGCGCGACATCGGCACCGCGCTGGAGGACCCCGAGCTGACCGCCCTGGCCTGGGGCTGA
- a CDS encoding ATP-binding protein, which yields MDAAFSLSLPRQAHTVAVVRDVLGTLLLRAGLCRECVDDLLLASSEACANAVEYGTPAREYVVEADLDDDWCELRVSHPGRAPDDSELAARFTRERPPLPGLEAESGRGILLMRYLMDEVAFRGEPRTTVLMRKHITRCERPSMGEHRIPEMRYATL from the coding sequence ATGGACGCCGCTTTCTCGCTCTCCCTCCCTCGTCAGGCGCACACGGTCGCCGTGGTCCGCGACGTCCTCGGCACTCTCCTGCTCCGCGCGGGGCTGTGCCGCGAGTGCGTGGACGACCTTCTGCTGGCCTCCTCCGAGGCCTGCGCGAACGCGGTCGAGTACGGAACGCCGGCACGCGAGTACGTGGTCGAGGCGGACCTCGACGACGACTGGTGCGAACTACGGGTGTCCCATCCGGGCCGGGCGCCGGACGACTCCGAACTCGCCGCCCGGTTCACCCGCGAACGCCCGCCCCTCCCCGGCCTCGAAGCAGAGTCGGGCAGGGGCATTCTCTTGATGCGCTACCTCATGGACGAGGTCGCCTTCCGGGGCGAACCGCGCACCACGGTGCTGATGCGCAAGCACATCACCCGCTGCGAGCGGCCTTCGATGGGTGAACACCGGATTCCGGAGATGCGCTACGCCACTCTCTGA
- a CDS encoding sigma-70 family RNA polymerase sigma factor, protein MDQTSTTGETRDDEQTLDFATAVTPFADQLYPTALRMTRNPADAEDLVQETFAKAFANFHQFRAGTNLRAWLYRILTNTFINGYRKKQREPRQETTDEIKDWQLAAAEAHTSSGMRSAENEVLDHLPDSDIKQALARLPEEFQEVIYLVDIEGYAYKEVAARMGTPLGTVMSRLHRARRQLREMLADYGRERGMRVPAEAAAT, encoded by the coding sequence TTGGACCAGACCTCCACGACCGGTGAGACCCGTGACGACGAGCAGACGCTCGACTTCGCCACCGCGGTCACACCGTTCGCCGACCAGCTCTACCCGACGGCCCTGCGGATGACCCGCAATCCGGCCGACGCAGAAGACCTCGTTCAGGAGACGTTCGCAAAGGCCTTCGCCAATTTTCACCAGTTCCGAGCCGGCACCAACCTTCGTGCCTGGCTGTACCGGATCTTGACCAACACCTTTATCAACGGTTACCGCAAGAAGCAGCGCGAGCCGCGGCAGGAGACCACGGACGAGATCAAGGACTGGCAGCTCGCCGCCGCGGAGGCGCACACGTCCTCCGGCATGCGCTCGGCCGAGAACGAGGTCCTGGACCACCTGCCCGACTCCGACATCAAGCAGGCGCTCGCCCGGCTGCCCGAGGAGTTCCAGGAGGTCATCTACCTCGTGGACATCGAGGGCTATGCCTACAAGGAGGTCGCCGCGCGCATGGGCACCCCGCTGGGGACCGTGATGTCGCGTCTGCACCGGGCCCGCCGCCAGCTCCGCGAGATGCTCGCCGACTACGGCCGGGAGCGCGGCATGCGCGTGCCCGCCGAGGCCGCGGCCACCTAG
- a CDS encoding serine hydrolase, giving the protein MPARPWTAAAVAAFLAVTPLPTATASATPPVRQTASADPQEFLDTRLPELLADYGVPGLVATVVADGEQVALTGVGESDTVEGTAVDPAGDSFAVGSLSKTFTALALLQLVDEGLVDLHADVNTYLPEAARVPDTHPGAPVTPHHLLTHTAGFSDPAVGEIAFDRDDLLPLAEHAARSNAPRSYPPGELVAYSNHGYNLAGLIVEEVSGRPFADHTAEHVFAPLGMDGTAFDRLHAQDGDHPVPPGHGGDGGPVVEHYAGGGPSGLAVATAPDMSRFLLALLNGGELDGTRVLSEESTAAMLDRQAGDAPGVAGPGYGTWETRLDTPRIVGHEGDLTAQHAAFAIVPETGTGYFLAYNGNPAADAPDDDLRTAFHDAFTEAFAPAQEQEAPATGRASDAPPEGVYRSARRMSEGPGRLLELGSWTRVRTADDGAVVTSGFLGPRQRWLPVGAGVYQEEGGTDRAGFFRTASGLDALSTDSQPTSAYERVDTWWRSPALHAVVAVAALLVLLTVLVWPCTALVRVLRRRPAPKGSGAARWAAGLAAAGAFGLVAMAVVLMASEPELVSVLGQTGSVVLTVPTTAGAVFAVTASAATAVAWRRGWWSAAGRIHHTLVVLAALAFTGVAAAYGLIWPLL; this is encoded by the coding sequence ATGCCCGCACGACCATGGACGGCCGCGGCGGTGGCCGCCTTCCTGGCCGTCACTCCCCTCCCCACCGCGACGGCGAGCGCGACCCCGCCCGTGCGGCAGACCGCCTCCGCGGACCCGCAGGAGTTCCTCGACACCCGCCTCCCCGAGCTCCTGGCGGACTACGGCGTCCCCGGTCTCGTGGCGACCGTGGTGGCCGACGGCGAGCAGGTCGCCCTCACCGGGGTGGGCGAGTCCGACACGGTCGAGGGCACGGCGGTCGATCCCGCAGGGGACTCCTTCGCCGTCGGCTCGCTCTCCAAGACCTTCACCGCGCTGGCCCTGCTCCAGCTCGTGGACGAAGGGCTCGTCGACCTCCACGCGGACGTCAACACCTACCTGCCCGAGGCCGCCAGGGTCCCCGACACCCATCCCGGCGCACCGGTCACTCCGCACCACCTGCTCACCCACACCGCGGGGTTCTCCGACCCGGCGGTCGGCGAGATCGCGTTCGATCGCGACGACCTCCTGCCGCTGGCCGAGCACGCCGCCCGCTCGAACGCGCCCCGCTCCTACCCGCCCGGGGAACTCGTCGCCTACTCCAACCACGGCTACAACCTGGCGGGTCTCATCGTCGAAGAGGTCTCGGGGCGGCCGTTCGCGGACCACACCGCCGAGCACGTCTTCGCGCCGCTCGGCATGGACGGTACCGCGTTCGACCGGCTCCACGCGCAGGACGGCGACCACCCCGTCCCACCGGGTCACGGAGGCGACGGCGGGCCGGTCGTGGAGCACTACGCGGGAGGCGGGCCGTCCGGGCTCGCGGTGGCCACCGCCCCGGACATGTCCCGGTTCCTGCTCGCGCTGCTCAACGGCGGTGAGCTGGACGGGACCCGGGTGCTGTCGGAGGAGTCGACGGCCGCGATGCTCGACCGTCAGGCGGGCGACGCCCCGGGAGTGGCCGGACCGGGGTACGGCACATGGGAGACCCGCCTGGACACCCCCAGGATCGTCGGCCACGAGGGCGACCTCACCGCCCAGCACGCGGCTTTCGCGATCGTGCCCGAGACGGGGACCGGCTACTTCCTGGCCTACAACGGCAACCCCGCGGCCGACGCGCCCGACGACGACCTCCGCACGGCGTTCCACGACGCCTTCACCGAGGCCTTCGCACCCGCGCAGGAGCAGGAGGCGCCCGCGACCGGTCGTGCTTCCGACGCCCCGCCCGAAGGCGTGTACCGGAGTGCCCGGCGCATGTCCGAGGGCCCCGGGCGGCTCCTGGAACTGGGGTCCTGGACGCGGGTCCGCACCGCCGACGACGGCGCCGTGGTGACCAGCGGGTTCCTGGGTCCCCGACAGCGCTGGCTGCCGGTCGGCGCCGGCGTGTACCAGGAGGAGGGCGGCACGGACCGGGCCGGGTTCTTCCGGACGGCCTCCGGCCTGGACGCGCTGTCCACGGACTCCCAGCCCACCAGCGCCTACGAGCGCGTGGACACCTGGTGGAGGTCGCCCGCCCTGCACGCGGTGGTCGCCGTGGCCGCGCTGCTGGTCCTGCTCACCGTGCTCGTGTGGCCGTGCACCGCGCTGGTCCGGGTCCTGCGGAGGCGTCCCGCCCCGAAGGGTTCGGGGGCCGCGCGGTGGGCGGCCGGACTGGCCGCCGCCGGAGCGTTCGGACTCGTCGCCATGGCGGTGGTGCTGATGGCGAGCGAACCTGAACTGGTCTCCGTCCTGGGCCAGACGGGGTCGGTGGTGCTCACCGTTCCGACGACGGCGGGCGCGGTGTTCGCCGTGACCGCGTCGGCGGCCACGGCGGTGGCCTGGCGGCGCGGATGGTGGAGCGCGGCGGGGCGGATCCACCACACGCTGGTGGTGCTGGCCGCGCTGGCCTTCACCGGGGTGGCCGCGGCCTACGGCCTCATCTGGCCGCTGCTGTGA
- the purQ gene encoding phosphoribosylformylglycinamidine synthase subunit PurQ: MTARVGVVTFPGSLDDKDAARAVALAGAEPVALWHADADLKGVDAVVLPGGFSYGDYLRCGAIARFAPLMSELVPAARSGALPVLGICNGFQILCESHLLPGALTRNSSLRFVNRDQVLRVENTSTAWTNAYNEGQEILVVLKSGEGSYVADEATLDELEAQGRVVVRYVGGDPNGSRRGIAGITNEHGNVVGLMPHPEHAVEALTGPSTEGLGFFSSILARLAAGTPVRA, from the coding sequence ATGACAGCCCGTGTGGGTGTCGTTACCTTCCCAGGCTCCCTCGACGACAAGGACGCCGCGCGCGCCGTCGCGCTGGCGGGCGCCGAGCCCGTCGCCCTCTGGCACGCCGACGCCGACCTCAAGGGCGTGGACGCGGTCGTCCTGCCCGGCGGGTTCTCCTACGGCGACTACCTGCGCTGCGGCGCCATCGCCCGGTTCGCTCCGCTCATGTCCGAACTGGTCCCGGCCGCCCGCTCGGGCGCCCTGCCGGTCCTGGGCATCTGCAACGGCTTCCAGATCCTGTGCGAGAGCCACCTGCTGCCCGGCGCGCTCACCCGCAACTCCTCGCTGCGGTTCGTCAACCGCGACCAGGTGCTGCGCGTGGAGAACACCTCCACCGCGTGGACCAACGCCTACAACGAGGGCCAGGAGATCCTGGTGGTGCTCAAGAGCGGTGAGGGCAGCTACGTCGCCGACGAGGCCACCCTCGACGAGCTGGAGGCCCAGGGCCGGGTCGTGGTCCGCTACGTCGGCGGCGACCCCAACGGCTCGCGCCGCGGCATCGCCGGGATCACCAACGAGCACGGCAACGTCGTCGGCCTGATGCCGCACCCCGAACACGCGGTCGAGGCCCTGACCGGCCCCTCCACCGAGGGGCTCGGATTCTTCTCCTCGATCCTCGCCCGACTGGCCGCCGGTACGCCGGTGCGCGCCTGA